aactattgggacttcatcaagataagaagcttttgcacagcaaaggatacagtcaacaaaactcaaagacaacctacagaatgggagaagatatttgcaaatgacatatcagataaagggctagtttccaagatctataaagaacttcttaaactcaacaccaaagaaacaaacaatccaatcatgaaatgggcaaaagacatgaacagaaatctcacagaggaagatatagacatggccaacatgcatatgagaaaatgctctgcatcacttgccatcagggaaatacaaatcaaaaccacaatgagggatccctgggtggcgcagcggtttggcgcctgcctttggcccagggcgcgatcctgaagacccaggatcgagtcccacgtcggtctcccggtgcgtggagcctgcttctccctctgcctatgtctctgcctctctctctttctctctctgtgactatcataaaaaaaaaaaaaaccacaatgagataccacctcacaccggtgagaatggggcaaatcaacaaggcaggaaacaacaaatgttggaggggatgcggagaaaggggaactctcttacactgttggtgggaatgtgaactggtgcagccactctggaaaactgtgtggaggttcctcaaacagttaaaaatatacctgccctacaacccagcaattgcactattggggatttaccccaaagatacagatgcagtgaaacgccgggacacctgcaccccgatgtttatagcagcaatggccacgatagccaaactgtggaaggagcctcggtgtccaacgaaagatgaatggataaagaagatgtggtttatgtatattactcagctattagaaatgacaaatacccaccatttgcttcaacgtggatggaactggagggtattatgctgagtgaagtaagtcagtcggagaaggacaaacattatatgttctcattcatttggggaatataaataatagtgaaagggaatataggggaagggagaagaaatgtgtgggaaatatcagaaagggagacagaacgtaaagactgctaactctgggaaacgaactaagggtggtagaaggggaggagggcggggggtgggagtgaatgggtgacgggcactgggggttattctgtatgttagtaaattgaacaccaataaaaaattaaaaaaaaaaagaaaaccaaagctgggggcatcaaaaTGTCTGACTTTAAGTTTTGTTACAAAACTATGATCATCAAGACatcatggtactggcacaaaaacagacatagagatcactggagcagaatagagaacccagaaatggaccctcaactctatggggaACTAATCTTTGGCAAAGCAAGACAGATGTCCAATGGaaaggacagtatcttcaataaatgttgctgggaaaattggatagtcaaatgcaaaagaatgaaactgggtgATTCTCTATACCACTTGTGTAGATAAAATGGAcaagagacctaaatgtgagacaggaatccatcaaaatcctagaggagaacacaggcatcaacctctgtgaccttggctacagcaacttcttactagtcatgtctccaaaggcaaggtaaacaaaagcaaaattgaactattgggacttcatcaagataaaaagcttctgcagagcaaaggaaatagtaaacaaaactaaaaggcaacctacagaatgggagaagatgttcaAAAATGACGTATCAGTTAAAGgactggtatccaagatctataaagatcttttcaaactcaacacccaaaccCCAAACaattcagttaagaaatgggcataaGAAATGAagagacacttctccaaagaagacatacaaatggccgaggcacatgaaaaaatatttcacatcacttggcatcagggaaatacaaatcataatgagataccacctcacaccagtgagaatggctgaaattaacaagagaggaaacaaaaaatgttggtgaggatgtggggaaaggggaaccctcttgcattgttggtgggaatgtgaactggtgcagccactctggaaaactgtgtggaggttcctcaaagagttaaaaatagaactacgccatgacccagcaattgcactatgaggtatttaccccaaagataaaaatgtaatgaTCCAAAGAAGAATATGGACCCCAGAGTTCATAGCAGCAACGTCTACAAAAACCAAACCGTGTGAGTTGCCAAGATGTCTactgacagatgagtggataaagatgtgtgtgtgtgtgtatgtgtgtgagtgtgtgtgtgtgtgtgtgtgtatgtgtgtgtatactacTCAGTGATCACAAAGGATAAATCCTTACCATCTACATTCTcgtgggtggaactagagggtattatgctaagtgaaatagatcaatcagagaatgacaattaccatatggtttcactcatgtggggaCTAtaggaaacagcacagaggatcatagggaaggagggaaaactgaatgggaagaaatcagagatggagacaaaccacgagactcttaactacaggaaaaaaattaagggttgctggaggggaggtgggtggggggttgggataactgggtggtgggcattaaggggggcacgtgatgtgataagcactgggtgttacatgtaactgataaattattgaacactacatcttaaactaatgatgtactctaTGTTggttaactgaaataaaaaaaaaaccattatcTGTTGCTGCATTCAAAGCATCGTAAAACAAAATGATTTAGTATAATTTCTTTATTGTCAAAGAGGATTGTAGGGTAGGGAGTTATTCTGATCTCTGCAGGGCTCCTCTTGTGTCCTTTCTCAGCTGTGAATCTCTACATTGTGTTTCTAAGGATCCTCCAGGAATTGTGTGGCTGTACTGTTCTTCTGCCTTGAACCAATTTCTGTCTTTTACTCCTTTTATATCTGTAGGCTAATCTTCTAGTTacgagggggaaaaaagagtttATCAAAAgtgaattgtctttttttaagatattaattatttattcatgagagacacacacagagagagagagaggcagagacacaggcagagggagaagcaggctccatgcggggagcctgacataggactcgatcccaggtctccaggatcacaccctgggctgaagctagcactaaactgctgagccatcggggctgccctctccAAGGTATTCTAATATAATTAGGGCTTGGATCTTTAGCTGAGGCTGACCCAGGGTGGCCTTGGTTTGGATAACTGGGCTCTGCTCCATGTTTCCTCACTTTCTCTGGCAGCCCACCTGGCTTAATTTACTTTTTGTGGGGAAAGTTCCAAGACAGAACAGCAGAAATGCACCAAGTCTAAGGTCCACTGTCTCGCCCATTAAATTCCAGTGGTcacagaagatttaaaaaatcctatttcaGCCAGGATCAAAGGTGGAAGAATAGTCCTGCTGGAAGGTGCTGCCCATATTGCCTTTCGCATAGCTGCAGAGAAAGACAGGAATGTGGGCCATCTCTGCAAACAGTCTACCACTGGTGTAAATTTCAATTTGAAAGGTGTCATTTTCACTTACACCCTCAGCAGTGGAATGATCTCTGAGAAGAGAGTGAGACTGAATTATGGGTCTACTGAGTAGTTATGGAAATTCTACTCAAAGGGTCGGGCTTTCCTCCAAAGGTAAATATTTCCTCCCTGCCCCTTGCCTGTAGATCACTATTCCTAGCCTAAGAAaagctcaaagaaataaaaggttttcTTTCCAGATGCCTCAGAGAGACCAGGGACCTCATATCTAACTCACTGATTGATGGAGCTAAGAACTGTTGTAGACTGATGCCATCTCATGGCATCCTTATGTAGATACTGTTTTCCTACTGATTGACCTTCCCAGTGACATATTCATAatggatacctaggaataaacctaaccaaagaggtaaaggatctataccctaaaaactatagaacacttctgaaagaaattgaggaagacacaaagagatggaaaaatattctgctcatggattggcagaattaatattgtgaaaatgtcaatgttacccagggcaatttacacgtttagtAGTTTTCATCcattactgttttatttctttatggagATGGCTCTGCTGGAGGCAGGTAACATTTGGAATTCAAAtagaagacagagacatagaaatattttttcttcattttttccgttttattgaaatgtatttgacatataaaattgtaaatgGTGATTTCATATAATGTACtagtgaaatgatcaccacaatagaTTACTGAATACATCCATCGCTTCACATAGTTACCATTTCGtttgttttaagaatatttgctATATGCTGTTGGAAACACTTAAATCTACAACACAATATAGTTAACCATAtgaccatgttgtacattacctTCCCAGAACTCATTCAGTTTATAACGGAAAGTTTGTAGGCTTTCATCAGCATCTTCTCATTTCCCTAAACCCCAGCCACAGACAAACTTCAACctatctctgtttctatgagtacagatttttgtatttcacatataagtgaaatcatacagtatttgtctttctctgattaattcacttagtgtaatgctctcagggttcatccatgttttagcaAAGGAAAGgatgtcttccttttttatatattgaattCCATTGTATCAATATGGCATCATTATTAAATCATCTGACAAAGGACTAGGCTGTTTCCTtgttttggctgttgtaaataatgctgcaatgaatgtaAGGGTACAGATATTGAgatattcacaaatatgtgggAATTTAACCATGTACTCATGAACAGCTGGGTGAAAGAGgaaaccaaaaaaggaaatttaaaaattttcaatttttcaaatgaaaatgggaACATAGCCTATCAAAACTTTGGGATGTTGCAAAAGCAgctctaagagggaagtttatagtaataaatgactccattataaaaataaaagagcttaAGTAAATAACCGTACTTTATGATTTGCATACCtacaaaaagaagaataaactaaGTCctaaggagaagaggaaaagaaataacaaatatcagACCAAACATAAATGATATATAGACTAGAAAATCAACAGAAAAGGTCAAAAAAGCTAGAAGCCAATTTTTTGAAAAGCTAAGCAAAATTGACAAACATTCAGACCAAAGAAAAGAGGTGGCTAAACatgcaaataaatcaaatcagtagcaggacacctgggtggctcagtcaatttagCACCTGActtcttggttttagctcaggtcatgatctcaaaacCTTGCTTTGTGCTtcatgctcagtatggagtcagcttacctctcttcctctgcacctcctcccactctctctgcctctctctttttctcaaataaataaataaataaataaccctctCTCCCAGGGTCTGACATATTGcctctttaatttaatttttaaaaattcaatttgccaatatatagtacatcattagtttcagatatagtttttaataattcttcaataaataatattttaaaaattgttaaaataaataaaaataaaatcacagaaaatatGTTACCTTAAGCCAAtatcatagaaagacaaataatcaTAGGAGACCTCTATGAACAATTTACctccaacaaattggacaacctggaggACATGGATAAAGGCTTATAAACTTATAAGCCACCAGgactaaatcaggaagaaataggaaatatgaaCAAACCAATAAAGAACAAGGCTattaaatcagtaattaaaaaatcTCCCaccaaagaaaagcccaggaccagggAGCTTCACAGGTGAACTCTACTAATCACTTAAGAAGAATTAATGACAATCCTTTTCAAACCCTTCCAGAAACTTACACAGGAGGGTACATTCTCAGCTTCATTtaacaaggccagcattaccctgataccaaagccagaaaagGTCAGTACAAAAATAGAAAACCGTAAACCagtatacaaattttaaaaaatatattaggaaacTGAATTAAAGAGCTCACTGAAGGGATTATATACCAAGATCACATGGGATTTATCAGTCAGATCTAAGGATAGCTCAACATAAGCAgttcaataaatgtgatacactCCATTGATACACTCTGCTGAGGATACCAGCAGAAACCAGATTTCTCCaacatgtgatttaaaaaaaattatcttatattCTTTACCTTTGGCATGacttgttacacagcaatagctgACTGATACAATAATCAATGTAAACAGAActgaaaatattaagaataatcaatgattctcatttttatatttcttctgatATTTGAAAGGAGTATGCATAATGGCCTGGCTGTTCATACTTATTTCAGATAACTGTACTAAAAAGTGACTACTATGGAGATTCCCTTCCAGATAACTGGTAGAGGTTGAAAAGGCCTCTGTGTTTTTGCAGGAATAACTTGTGGTAACCTCAGTCACACGTTTCCATATCCATAGCATTACTGGGTAGGAATTCCAGCTCTTGTCTGAGTCATCCTTTGATCATAGGATTGAAGAGAGTTTAGAACATAAAAAATGTAGATTAATGACAGAGTGAATACATTTATTGTTCACTCACACTATAGCATTTATGATAACATTTTCAAAAGGGGAGATTTTAGGCTTAAGGTAATGGAAGGAGTCATATTTGTAGACAGGGCttgaaattttcaaagaaaaacagcaaaatcatCCAATTAAAGGATACAAAATCTGCCATTAAATTCTtcattctaattaataaaatcctttaatGGACACCATATATTCCACACTTCAATGATTATACATTCATCACCAAAAACACATCTTCCACAATAAAATATCCTGTGATAGAAAATTTTACTTCATGCCTTTTTGGGTCTTCCTGATACTGAACTCATGCTAAGTCAAATGGCTTAtgcaaatttctctttctgtagaTTATACTTGGAAGGTGTTTTTCAAAAGCAGTTCTTGCCTTACTGTTCAGTGCCAGGGATACTGTGGATGCTGAACTGATAAGAGAATGGGATCCTAATAAGGACCATAAACCTCATGACTAGCTACAAACAAACTAGTGGATTAAAGTCTATATTATCAAGAAGAGCATTTAAGATAGTAGTGTAGAAAGGAATGGCATATTCAGAATGATAAAGTGTGATCTCAAAATTTCCTCtacaataaaattatagaaatggtcTCAGTTGCcaaatgtactttattttattaaactagGACAATTCATCAGTAAATGAGGCAAATTTATATCTCCAATTCTTTCTGATTGAAGGTTGGTACTCactttggaaattaagaaaacaaaagggaaattgCTCATTACCAGTAGGACCAGAAAGTTCAACAAAGGAACTTATTATATCCAATAAAGCAGTTGAAATTTAGAAACATTGAAACTCCAGGATATAAATAGAGGGATTAAGTTCTTTCATGATTTGATTGCAGTATCACAATTTCTAGCTATTAGGTATTAAGCCTGCAATCATAGACACTTGTTGAAAAATGGTTCTTTTATGGCTTCCctctgaaaaatacatttagagcTCCCTTTATGTCTTTGTTCCTGAGGCTGTAGATGAAGGGGTTCAGCATGGGGGTGACCACTGTGTACATCACTGAGGCCACTGAACTTGTGTGGGTGCtctggggagcagcagagctAAGGTACACTCCTAGGCTTGTACAATAAAATAAGGAGACAACCGAGAGGTGAGAAGCACAGGTGGAAAATGCTTTATACTTGCTGTGAGCTGATGAGATCCCACGTATAGAGGAAACTATCTTGAAATAAGAGTAAAGGACTCCAACCAGGGGAGCAACCCCCAGCAATATAGCTGCAAAATACAACATCATGTTATTAAGAAAGGTGTCAGAACAGGCAAGTTGGATCATCTGATTGAGTTCACAGAAAAAGTGGGGGATTTGGAAATGTGTACAGAAGGACAGTCGCAACACCATTAAGGTTTGTAACAAAGAATGCAAGGCACTCATGATCCAGGATACCAGTAGTAGTAGTGAACAGAGCTGAGGGTTCATGATGACCATGTAGTGCAGGGGGTAGCAGATGGCCATGTAGCGATCATAGGCCATCACAGTCAGGAGGAAATTGTCTATACCTGCAAAAAGTATGAAAAAGTACATCTGTATGATGCAGCTCTCATAAGTTATgacttttctttgtgtttgtataTTTACCAGCATCTTTGGGATGGTGGTACAGGTGAAACAGATGTCTACAAAGGAcagattggcaaggaagaagtacatgggggtgtggaggtgaGAGTCAGAGCTGACAGCCAGGATGAGGAGCAGGTTCCCAAGTATGGTGACCAGGTACATGGACAGGAACAGCCCAAAGAGGAAGGGCTGCAATTTTGGTTCCTCTGaaaatcccagaaggagaaattCTGGAATTCGTGTATCATTCTCTAGTTCCATGTAGTGGACAAGACtaccaaaataagagaaaaacatgacACAATCATGCATTACTAACCTGGAAGATacattattgttaatattttgcatcaagaagttaatttttatgtttgtttatagaACGTGATAAAAACACTAAGTaccaggaatagaaggaaactgtCTCAACataaagccatttatgaaaaacccacagcaagcATGATACTTAATAGAGAGGGTGAACATTTTTCTTGTACAACCAGGAACACAAAATGAATGTCTGATTTCACAACTTCTACTCAACATAacactggaagttctagccagaacaattaaagaaagtaaaagaaataaaaggcaaaaaaactggaaaggaagagatCATTATGTATGCAGACTGTGTGATATTATgggtagaaaatcctaaagatgtCATACAAGCACTAATAGGACTAATAAGTTAATTCAGCCAAGTAACTGCATACGAAGGCAACCATCAAataatcagttgcatttctacatacaGTGAATAATatgaataggaaataaaataattacaggtATGTGACATCCAAAACAATAAgactatcacctcacaccagtcagaatggctagtataaaTGACAAGAAGTAATAAGTGTTattgaggatatggagaaaggggaaactttGTGCAtggttggtagaaatgcaaactggtacagttaCTGTGGAAAAAGTATGGatgtttctaaaaaattaaaaaaacaaatatcacatTATCAAGTAATTCCACtccccaaagaagacaaaaacactaaattgaaaatatatatgtaccccACATTTATTGcaacattgtttacaatagccaagacatggaaatagcccaagtgtccatcaatagataaatggataagatttttttgtgtacatatatatacaatgcaatattactcagtcataaaaaagaatgaggtcttgccatttgcaacaacataggtgGATCTAGAGGATGCTATagtaagtgaaataggtcagcgagagacaaataccatatgacatCACTTATATGCGGAATCTAAAAACAGAACAAttgaacaaacaaacagaaaaatagacacTTAAATTCAGAGAGCAAACTGATATTTGCCAGAAGGGTATTTTTCAGGGTAGAGAAAGGGTATCAACAGGTACAAATgatattttgccatttgcaaaaacatgggtGAATCTAGAgtgaaagaagtgaaagaagtcactcagagaaagacaaatgccatatgtatgtattcatatatggaatttaagaaagaaaacaaatgaacaacaacaaaaaaataaaaaaacaaaaacccatactcttcaaaatggagaataa
The nucleotide sequence above comes from Canis aureus isolate CA01 chromosome 19, VMU_Caureus_v.1.0, whole genome shotgun sequence. Encoded proteins:
- the LOC144289335 gene encoding olfactory receptor-like protein OLF4; translated protein: MHDCVMFFSYFGSLVHYMELENDTRIPEFLLLGFSEEPKLQPFLFGLFLSMYLVTILGNLLLILAVSSDSHLHTPMYFFLANLSFVDICFTCTTIPKMLVNIQTQRKVITYESCIIQMYFFILFAGIDNFLLTVMAYDRYMAICYPLHYMVIMNPQLCSLLLLVSWIMSALHSLLQTLMVLRLSFCTHFQIPHFFCELNQMIQLACSDTFLNNMMLYFAAILLGVAPLVGVLYSYFKIVSSIRGISSAHSKYKAFSTCASHLSVVSLFYCTSLGVYLSSAAPQSTHTSSVASVMYTVVTPMLNPFIYSLRNKDIKGALNVFFRGKP